TCGGCGATGTAGGCGATCTGGTCGTCGCGGGAGCGCACGACATTGCGGTAGCGGTACGCGCCATCCTCGAAGAACTGGCTGGCAGCGACGTCCACACCGATGCTGATGTTCAGCATCAGCGCATCGGAGACTGCCGCAGCGGCTTCGGAGACGATCTCGAATGCCTGGATGTCGTCGATCTTCGGCGCCCATCCGCCTTCGTCGCCCTTGCCGGCCGCGATGCCCTGCGCCTTCAGGAGTTCCCCGATCTTGCGGTGAACGGCGGCGTTGGCAAAGATCGCCTCGGATGCATCGGCTGCACCGCTCGGCACCACCAGGAACTCCTGGATCTCGGTGGCATTCTCCGCGTGCGCGCCGCCGCCGAGCACGTTTCCGAGGGGAAGCGGAGTCGCACCGACAAACGCACCGCCCAGGTAGGAGAAGAGCGGCAGATCCAGGCTCGCAGCAGCGGCTTTGGCAGCGGCAAGCGAGAGGGCGACGGCAATGTTGGCCCCCATGGTGGAGAAATCGGCGCTCCCGTCGATCTCCCGGAGCGTCTTGTCGAATCCGACCTGGTCCCGTACATCGAGCCCGAGAAGGGACGGAACGAGACGCCTGCTGGCCTCCTCGACCGCCTCCTTCGCCGGCCGCGCCCGGGCCTCGTACCTGCCCGTACTGGCTCC
This portion of the Methanomicrobiales archaeon genome encodes:
- the eno gene encoding phosphopyruvate hydratase; protein product: MSIVEHITLRTILDSRGNPTVEADIWTDEGFGRAASPSGASTGRYEARARPAKEAVEEASRRLVPSLLGLDVRDQVGFDKTLREIDGSADFSTMGANIAVALSLAAAKAAAASLDLPLFSYLGGAFVGATPLPLGNVLGGGAHAENATEIQEFLVVPSGAADASEAIFANAAVHRKIGELLKAQGIAAGKGDEGGWAPKIDDIQAFEIVSEAAAAVSDALMLNISIGVDVAASQFFEDGAYRYRNVVRSRDDQIAYIADLVDRYNLIYVEDPLHEDDFEGFADLTAQVNEQCLICGDDLFVTNVERITTGIEHGAGDCVLIKPNQVGTLSDTFEAVRLAQTHGMETVMSHRSGETTDDTIAHLATAFNCIFIKTGVVGGERIAKLNELIRIEELMR